In the genome of Odocoileus virginianus isolate 20LAN1187 ecotype Illinois chromosome 17, Ovbor_1.2, whole genome shotgun sequence, the window GAAAGAATTGATGGTGTTTGGCTTTTACTTACAACTCCCACTCAGATTAGGAGGATCTAATTGTCCTCAGACACAGCTGGCCCTCCTGCTGGTGAGGAGGGGGTGGCCCTAAGAGCCTGGGCAGGCCCTCACGACATcagcattttattctttccatcatTGCTAGCAGTGGTGGCCTACGCCAATATCCAGCAGTCCTCACTTCCACCTGGCTCAGACAGCTACTAGATTTCGCCTCTCGTGGGAATAGCTACCATTCCCAGAGCTGGACAACTCAGGGCTTAGTCACGGGTGCCAGGCTGGCTCAATCCAGCACAGGCCTCCCCAGCACCAGTCACTGCCATTGCTGCCAGTGAGCTGCAGTCAGCAGGATTGAGCACACAGAGGTGGCTTCAGGCCAGGAGGAAATTACTTTCCATTCTCAGCACATCCCCCAAGGTGTGTGCTGGGTTGGGGGAGGAAATCAGACAAACCACTTGAGTGCTGGGGGTGGGACAGAAGGCCCTTTGAGGACTTACCTATACAGACCTAAGAGGTGGCCCCGAGGGCAAGAACATAGGAACACCTGCAAAACTTGAAGTTAAATCTGCAAGGGGACgttcctgacagtccagtggtaaagaacctatctatctgccaatgcaggagacacaggttggatagctggcctgggaagattccacatgccttggggcaactaagcccatgtgccacaactactgtgccCACACACCCTAAAGccagtgctccacaagagaagccacagcaatgagaagcctgtgcacttcAATGacgagtagcccccactcactataactagagaaagcccgcacacagcaacaaagacccggcacagccaaaaatgatcatttttttttaatgcctgcaAGGGGCCAGTTAGTATCAAGTAAGAGTAAGTAAGAGCCAGAGGgtgagggaagaaagggagaaagaagggacCCCAAAAAGCCCGGCAGAGATCAAGCAatgtgatgtgatgtgtgtgtgtgtgtgtgtgtgtgtgtgtgtgcgcgcaaccccacgaactgtagcacaccaggctcttctatccataaATCAGGCAATAACATGGAGTTACTTCAACTCTCTCTAATCCCCACCAGCTGCCCCATGAACACACAATCTAATTTTTTAGAAAAGGGCTTGCTTTGCAAATCCAGCTTCAAGATaattccctcctccccacccctgcctgcccaTCTGGAAATCTTGGACTATCCCTGAGGCAAGGtaaggaaagaaaatgccaaaCCAAAGTTAGAGCTACAGCATCATCAGTCTTTAATAATTTATAGGCAAACGCTAAAAAATAGTTAATAATTATACAGAGGACATACATGGCTTATAAAAATGGTCGTAAGTCTACAAAGTAGGGATTCTTGGCACTTGcatacaaacacaaaaatatagaCAATTATGACTGGCACCCCTAGAAGAGCAAACTAGGGACACCCctcagttgggggtgggggggagccaaGAGCTAGTTCTCATTTATTCCAAATGCATCCTCCAAGCAACTTTCCTTTGCCCCTAAACACATCTAATCAAAAagccagagaagaaaaacaggaaacaggGTCGAGGTAGAGTCAGTTTACATTTAAGCCTCCACAGTCCTGCAGCCTCCACTTCCCCAGAAGTGAGGATGAGGGAGAGATGTGAGAATACATCCCATCTCCTGCCGCCCGTCCCGTGCTGCCCCCAAACAGGACCCCTGTTGTACTTCTTGGTCCTCCATTGAGGTGGACAGGTCCTACACCCTGGGGCTGAGTGAGGGGCCACAGGCTCCGCCTGGCTGTCCAAGTGTGCAGACCCCTACTGGTGAGGAGGGGCAGCCTCAGGTCACCGTCGCTTCTTGCCTGCCCGGGCAGCCTTCTTTCTCTTGAGGATCATCTCATACAGGCGCTCCAGGCCTGGCTGCAGGCCCAGCCCGTCCACAGCACTGCAGCCCTGCACGTAGGTGAGTGTGGCAGTAGCCAGCTCCCGGACCGCCAGCCTCTTCTCCACCTCGGCGGCGCTCAGTGCCCCGGGCTGATCCTGCTTGTTGGCCAGGACCAGCACAGGCACACCCTGGTTGTCCGAGGCCCGGCTGATTCGGTGGAGCTCCACCTTGGCCTCCTCCAGCCGCTCAGCCTCAGCAGCATCCACCACAAACACCAGGCCGTCTGTCCGGCGTGTGTAGGAGCGCCACAGCGGTCGAAGCTTCTCCTGCCCCCCGACATCCCACACTTGGAAGGTGATGCCACGGGATCCCCCCAAGGGCACCCGGATCTTCTCTGTGTTGAAGCCTTTTGTGGGGACGCTCTGGACAAACTCTTTGAACTTGAGGCGGTAAAGAAGGGAGGTCTTTCCAGCTGAGTCCAGCCCAATGACCACAACATGCAGGGCCTGGAAGTGGGGCAAGAAGGAGGTGGTGGGCGCCATCTCAGTCAAATGGTTCCCCATGTTGAACTCTAGCTAAGATGCAGGTCTTGGGGCTCACagaagaggcagggaggagacCTTGAAATTGCAGGCTTTGGGATCACAGCTGGGTTATCTGAACAGGGAAAGGTCATGGAAGAAAACAGCAGGATCAACGTTTAATAACAAACATGAAATTTACAACTTCTTGATCACGTCCTAAATCAacaacccactttttttttttaattcctttttaaaaagctgttttcgttgtgtgtgtgtgtgtgtgtgtgtgtgtgtgtgtgtgtatgtttaagcAGCTGCAGGTATAACAGAGGCTCTCCCCCGTGCCCTGGGGGCCATGACCGGGGTGATGAGACTGAGAGAAACCCCTAGGACACTGGGACACTGAGGTTGGAGAGAGAGGCCTGGATGCGGGACAGTCAGCTTCCGCGCTTGTGGCATGGCAGCAGGCACCGCGACCCCAGCTCCCCAGGAGAGAATCCTCGGGGGAACCTGCATCTGGGGGGCAGTGGCCCGAAATTAAGAATCAGGGTCCGGGTGCTGAAATCGGAGAGAAAGGCCCACTCCCACTCGCCTTCCACAACCCCACGGTCGACACGCCCCTCCTTACACTGagaccccctccccactgccccgcGACACTCCGCTGCCCGCCTTCCAGCGATCGCAGACTTCCAGCTCCCCCGGCCCCGTACCCAGACCGCCTCGGCTCGGCCTGAGGAGCGTCTTTACCTCCCGTCAGCCGCGCTCTCCCCGCTCCCCTCCGGGCCAGCCCCGCTAGTCTCCACGCCGGTCTCCAGCGCGCGGGCACTGCGGAGCTGACAGGGGCACTCGGCCTTAAAACCCGCGTATGACGTCACGTGGCATGGGCCAATCAGCGGCCCTGCGGTAGCGAGGCGGGGCGGAGCGTGGAGATCCGCGGATTGCACCCGGGTCCCCACTGTAATGCGACTCTGATCAATTGGTGACCGTTTTATTTGATCTTTTCTACCATTGCCGGTATTTGGAATTAAACTCGGGATTAACCCGGGATGGAAGGTGGAAAGGGCGTGGTAGCGTTTGGCTAGAGAGGAGAGATGAAGAGCATAATACTCTCAATACTCCCACACGCCCCTCACACAGGCAGAGATATTCACCCTACGTGTGCGCTTCCTCTGCCAGGGTCTACTCGAGAGATGTTGACAAGTCTTCCTCCTTTATCGTTCCTAATTCAATGTCCTAACCTGTGTGAACCTGGAACCCCATAAAATAGTCTAAACCTATTACCCCTATTGATCCTCATAACAGCCCAGGAGGTAGGGACTGGTGTGGTCTCGCTACACAGGTGAAGAAAGCCCTGAAGGGCTCAACGACTTGTCTAATGTCgagcgtgcgtgctcagtcaagtccgactctttgccatcccgtggactgtggcctgccaggcttctctgtctatggaattttccagacgagaatactggagtgggttgccatttccttctccaggggatcttctcaacccagggatggaaccctcctctcttgagtcttctgcattggcaagcagattctttaccaccgggccacctagaaagccctcaACATCACACATAGCTAGTAAATTGCTGAGCAAGGATATGTCTGAATCCAGTGCCTCAGCCCCTCACCACTTACCTATTCAGTCTCTCTAGTCAGGGAGGTTATTAGCAGAATTCCCCCAGTTTCTGGTCAGAGTGCCTGCCATAGCAGACCCCACCTTGTTCAAATCGATAAAGGCAGAATTCTTCACTTCACAGAGTGTTTACTGACTTCATTCATACACTTTGGGCTGCATGAGCCAAAGAAACTATGAAGACATAGCAAATGTGCAGACCACAAATGCATGGCTTCAGAGGGCTTCTACTCTAGCGAGGCAGACAAGACTGGTCACTGACAGGGAACACTGGGACTTTGTAAATCGTTAGATAAGCATGTGTAGGACTtcagacggagaaggcaatggcaccccactccagtactcttgcctggaaaatcccatgaacagaggagcctggtaggctgcagtccatgaggtcgctaagagttggacatgactgagcgacttcactttcacttttcactttcatgcattggagaaggaaatggcaacccactccagtgttcttgcctggaaaatcccaggaacgggggagcctggtgggctgccgtctatggggtctcacagagtcggacacgactgaagtgacttagcagcagcaggacttcAGAGGTGAGAGAGAAAGTGTCAACTAGAAGCTCCTGAAAGGTTTCCAGAAATTAATGAGTCCTGTGTAGGACTGGCTGGGAGGTGGACAGCGCTGTGTGACATCTCCCCAGTCATTATAGCCTGATTTAATCTGGGCAGCACTGAAGAGGAGATGTCACAAAGGAGCAGTGTGACCAAGGGCTAACAGTGATTACCTGCAGGGAGAAAGGTAAAACTGACTGTGGAGAAGGGGCTCAAAGGAGAAGCAAATTTTAACTATATCCATTTTTACAAGGAAGCTGGATTCCTGCATTTATTATGCATCACAGTATTAACTTTTTAGAAAACTGTCTGTAAGGGTGATTAGAAAAGAGGaaggtggggacttccctagtggtccagtggctaagactctgccctcccaatacagggtgcctgggtttgatccctggtcatggctAGATCCCACATCTTGTGACTTAGAGTTTGCTTGCCACAGCTAAAAGCTGATGAagcaaatatcaaaaaaaaaaaaaaaaaggagagggaagccatTGCCAGACCGGAGGGCTTAGCCCTTCCTACCCACCAGCTCCCATCTGTTTAGCACCAGCCTGCCTTGCCACCTCGTCTTCCCCTTCCTGCTACAAACCAGCCACCTGGTTTCCCTTAACATGCAGGGAGCTTCCCCAAATCCCTTAAGAGATCAAGACCTTAAGTAATTAGCTTGTCACACCCCCCATGTTGGGGGCTGGCAGGATGCAACAGGAGCTAAGGAACAGGGAAGGAACTGAGTTAGCAGAGGGGAAGACAGCACAGACCAGAAGGTTGGGAACAATTGGCCCATTTAAGTAGCCACTGTATGCTAAGCTGTGGTCAAGGAACTTTGcatacttttccttttattcttttctttcttaaaaaaaaaaaattggccttGAAGCTTGCAAGAACTTAATTCTATGACCAGGGAGGGATAGAACcctcaccctcagcagtgaaagtgcagagtcctaaccactggacaaccagggaatccCCAATACTTCTCCTTTTTAATTATACAACTCATACCATATAGTAAGTATAGTTACTCTAAAAAGAGGACAGCAAGCCACAGAAAGGTGAAGCAACTTGTCCAAGATCCCTCAGCTAAAAATTGGCCAAACTTGGCTTGGATAAAATGGTTGTGAAaccaaaaacacaaagaaacagagaacacaggaaaagagaacacatggaaactgaaaacagacacattgttttgtgtttcttccaCAATCTTTGAAACTTCTTTGACATTTCTCCTACATCTCCTGGGCCTCACACAGGAGGGAAATTATAACTTAATTATCTGATAAGGGAGTTGAAACTGACAGTCTCACCCCACCCCTTCATCCTTTGCCTTTGCCCAGAAAGCTGCTGATGAACAAatgggaaggaggaggtggggcaaggtgggggtgagggaaggggCCCAGTTTGTCAGGGCAACACCAGTCTGAGGGCCTATACCAGTCCAGTCTCCTTTAAAATGGGAACTCCAGTTCCCATTTCCACAACCAGCCTGGGGCCCAGGGAGCCTTCCTCCATTAGCCACCATTTTTGATACTGGCAGCCTCAGTTCTTCAGCCCTTTCTCTCCACAAGACCACAGCCCAGGTCCTAGTACACTGGAGGATTCACAATGCTCAAGAACATTTTTACTTTGAGCATTCATGGATGGAGTGCCTGCCAGTCTGAAGGCCGCAGTGAAATGGATAAGGACCTGCTCTCACAGAGTGGACATTATAATGAGGAGTAGGGAGAGACAGACAATGACTCTAGAGGGTCATTTCAGATAGTGACATGAGCCATCGAGGAAATTAAACAGGGAAATGTGCTGGAGAGTGACTGGGGGGAGAGCTGCTTTACACGGAGGAGGGGGCTGCTCATGAAGGCCTCTTCAGTGGTGACATCAGAGGCAAGTTTAAGTGGCCAGGAGACAAGGAAGCATTccagacagaaagacagactAGCTGGGACAGACTACCTGCTTCCTCCCATTGGCTCCTGACCCGGGTCAGATTCAGCTGCTGGGTGGAGGTTCTTCCTCAGAGCTGTCTCCCCACCAGACTAAGCGCTGAGCCCAGAAGCTGGTTCTTCACAGTCACAGCTCCGCAGTGTCCAGCGCTGTGCCTGCCACACAGTAGGCAATCAGGAAGTCCTCCATGATTCCTGACTACATGGTGGATTGACTAAACATACTCAAGGGGAGCCCTGATGTGGGAACCAAGCACCCGGCCTCAGCTGCGAGTTTCCTGGTCTGGGGTCCCTGACACCTTGGGGCTTGGGAGGGATACCTATAAAACCCTGCACTTCCAGGTAAGGTCTGGGTAATCCTGAACCCTCAAGCCTTTACTGGAGAAGAGGGATTTCTTAGAGGAGAAAAAGTGAGGCCATGGGACGGATGACACTGGGAGAGAAGCCCCCTTCAAGGCCTGGTGGGCTGAACCCTGGGCTTAGAGTCATCATGACTCCTGTCCTGACAAGTAGGCTGACTTAGAAAACCACTTTCCCCTaggagccttggtttcctcagcaTGTAATGAGGGGCTTAGAGATTCCAGGTCCCTTTCCGCAGGAAAGCTCAGACTTTGGAGTAGGCGAGGGTACAGGATGGGTGAAGCTCACCTAGGAAGCAGCTGAGGACATCCTTGTGTCCACTGCATCCCAACCGAGTACCTGAGTGCACAACTGAAGGGAGGAGAGGAGTCTCAGgaggagggatgggaggggagaggaggtccCGGAGCAGCTTCCGCCAGGGAGTcagaaactatttcaaatcccagctttgctTCCTCAAGAATAAAAcaaagagggaattccctgggtgtCCACTGGTTACAACTGTGTTTTCCACTGCACAGAGCACAGTTACATCCCTGGCTGGAGAAAAAAGAttccatggccaaaaaaacaagaataaaatggggaaaacacaACCTACTACTTAGAATgagtgtgaaaagaaaaaagaaaaactgagagaaaGGGGCCTTTAAAGACCCCTTGCTCCTACCAGGGGCCCATTCAGAGGCAGCTCGTCCAAAACCCAGTCCCAGAGCCCAGGCCAGGGCAGAAAAGGAGCAGATGCTGCCCCCTGGTGGATGAGTCTGTCACTGCCTAAACCTGAAGCAGAGGGGCAGAGTAAAGTTGGACaggttc includes:
- the ARL4D gene encoding ADP-ribosylation factor-like protein 4D; translated protein: MGNHLTEMAPTTSFLPHFQALHVVVIGLDSAGKTSLLYRLKFKEFVQSVPTKGFNTEKIRVPLGGSRGITFQVWDVGGQEKLRPLWRSYTRRTDGLVFVVDAAEAERLEEAKVELHRISRASDNQGVPVLVLANKQDQPGALSAAEVEKRLAVRELATATLTYVQGCSAVDGLGLQPGLERLYEMILKRKKAARAGKKRR